TTAAGAATACAGAGTGCAACCTTCATCTGATGCTGCATTTTGtatggaatatttatcaattgcatAAATTGTGTACTTTTGgcatcttcttctctttccatTGTATccatcaaatataaatttctgaTTCCAATTTCCCAATTTTCATGATAACATTGTGCAATTCTGCAGCTACCATTTCACCTCCAAGCAGTTCAGCTGACAGCAGCCATATGCAAAATACTGAAATTCAAGGGAGTAGTTCGTCTGGAAGCGCACAAGACTCTCGACATCATGTTGTCAGTGTAAGCATTGACTTCACAGAAAGATCCTTAAGCGGTTATAGAACTGAAGAATCTATGTACGAATCCAGTGATGATAAAGGAGGTTCTACATTTGACTCAAACCCCATCCAACTTGAAACTGAAACAGATTTGTTACAGAAGAATCATGAGAAAATTGCTGGTGAGGTTGTGCCAGAGACTGATGCAAAAGGGAACGAAGAAACACAGAATAGAAAGAACAATTCCAATGATGACTTTATAGAGAATGACATAAAAgagaatgaaaaaataaatttggataGACAGCTTCTGGATGTTGAGGTCTCACCCATCAATAATGCAGGTGAAGTATCTGAGGTCTCTAAGTTAGGGAAACCAGAGGATAAAACTTCAGATCCAGATGCTGGAGCTATTCAATTGAAGGAACAAGTTGAAGATAAATTAGATTCTGATATATCTTTAAATAGGCTCTCTCCTGAAGTTGAATCTGTTGAACTCATGAATTCTTCTATTCATACTTCTCAAATTAAGGAGGATGCTGTTCCAGAAGTGGCCTCTGGCTGTTCTGGCAGTTTCATTGAGACTAGCCATGGAGAGGAAAGAGGAAGTGAAGAATTCCATATGTTCTCGGTTTCTGGCGATATACCTGAAGTGGAAAATGCTGAGGCCATGATTCAAGGCTTTAAGGATCTTAATGGAGGGAGATTATCCCAATTAGTAAATGTTGACTCGCTTGAAATAAGCAATGAAGTTAAGGAGCCGGTTCTCAAGGATAATGCTTCTGTTTCTAAAGGCACAGAGGTGTCTGTTTCTGATATGCATGTTTTGGAAGACAAGCTTGAACAGACAGGTGAGGACAATGAGCTAGTTGTTGACAAATTTCCTGATGAAACTGAAGATGTTATGCCTCCGGTCAAGGTCACAGTTAATGCAAGccaaagaagagaagaatttGATGACCATGCATATGCTCCTGAATCTGAGGTCGGGAAAAGCTATACGGTTCGATGTCCTGAAGAACAGCTACCTGTCGGTAAAAGTTCATCACAAACAAGTTCTTCAGAACATGCTTCAAAGGTCTTAACTGATATAAATCCTGTGACTGCTCCAATGGATGCTGAAGTCGGGCAGATAATTGACACATTTGATGTGGATGATGCAGGTGATGATGAGAAGAGTAGAGTCGAAAAATGTGATATAGCTGAAAATGAGAGGTGTagaagaattaaagaagagtGTTGTATGGAAAATCTAATAGCAAATTCTGAGGAGGGTGAAGTTGAAAGCTATTGTGCATCTGAAACTAAAACTGGGGAAGATGATCCAATATTAGGATCAATGGATGGAAATCATTTACTGAAGACAACGATGCCCAAGTCTGCTGATGGTCTTCTGGAAAAATATATTACCTCAGAGAATGTAACTAATGCTTCGGGGAGGAACTTATCAGAAGCTGAAAGCATACACTTGAGCAGCACGTCAAATAATCAGGAAGATGTAAAGGAACTTGAAAGCAATGGCAATGAAAGGGTACTGGTGGAGGATGCTGCCAATGCTAATGCAGGTGCTCAATCAGATAATGTTGGGAacaattataaattaccaaaGTCTTCAGATAGTTTTGGGGATGTTGAGTTGTTGCAGAAGCCTTCAGATAACATTGACAAAATTGATGTATTACAAAAGCCTCCGGATAAAATTGAGGATGTTCACATATTACACAAGTCCTCAGAAGAACACGTGACACAAGAGACTCAACTTTCTCCTTTAGGTATTTCATCTTCCATTCAAAACTATGAGACTGTTGGAGATAATCCTGCCAGAGACTTTGTAGGGGCTGCATCTGAGAATCAATCTGAGCCTTTTCCTGATGATggtgaaaataaatttagtacaCAACAGCTTGGTGCATCTGTAACTGACCTTTCTGTTGATTCGGGTAGCCAAACTGATAGCTTGGAAGGCCACTGGGGCTCTGTATCAGGTAACTTTACTATAGTATTCTTTCTATGATTATGGCTTTATTATTAAGTAGGGAGGGCTCTTAGAAGGATTGGTCCAAGACTGAAAAAGTTTGCATCACATGTTGATAACTGGCATATAAATCTCAGGTTGTTAGATGCAAATACTAGTTAAATGCTATTAGTAATgtgattgttttctttatgctCTATTATCTCTTGCACGAAGAGAATTATCATGTTTCCATTAATTCAGTCGGTTGTTCTCGAACCATGCAACAGTTCTTTCTACCCAATCAGATATGCCAACTGTTGTTGACACTGAACCAATGGCATCAAATGGTTCAAAAGCATCAGCAGAAGCAGAGAGAACTGACTTGAAGAAGACAAAGCCTTTCCTGGAGGGGCAACAACAATCTGATAAATCAGATATTTTTGAGCCTCCATCATTCATGACATTGGTTGAACCTAGAGATGGAGACAAAGCTGCTGCTTCTGAAATCCAAACTGTACAGAATATGCAACAACCAAATGCTGCTTCTCTGCAAGCTGGTTGGTTTCCTTCTCTTACTCACGTTGTGAACGAGTCgcaaggaagaaagaagaacGAAGAAAGAATCGCCAAGGTCACGAACTGGAGCACTGGAAAGCAACACACTCCCTTGAAGAGCCTTTTAGGTGAGGCCAACGCTGAAACCAAATCCAAGTTGCCAAATACCAAAGAAAACCTACCGCCGGTGGTTCAAAATGATGAAGCAAGTACAAAAGATCATGGTTCTTCACCAACACCGAACCTAATTCTGGGTACTCAAATGAATGTAGCCGAGTCAATCAAGAAAGATGCAGGTAAAGAATGGAATTCTCCTGCTAGGTATCCTGCAGATATcaagagagagaaaaggaaagtCAAGGGAAGGCCATACTGGGCACAGTTCGTATGCTGCTCATCTGTAAACTAGGACATTGAAAGCTGTAACATGATGTAgagaaattgataaatttgagGATTGTATGCCACTGCCCTGCTTATAGTGAAGATTGTGCCACTGAATTTAGGTCAATGTTGCAAAATTTGATTTACTAGTATATTAGGTATAGTTTTTGAACTTTAGTAGACTTAAAATACATGAAATGCTTATGACTAGCAATTGTCTCAGCTTTTGGTGGTGATGATGGTGTTTTCAGGTTCTTGGCAGTgcctttatttatatatatatatataatacatataGTATTGCTCATCACCCGCCTTACAtgtgaaaattattatcataaaagttattatacaagtcatttaataaatttatatataatataatagtaaataataaataatcatacGGATgaagtattataataataagaatatagATTAatgtcaataaaataaaattgaaagtatcatatttttttatatgattttttttttaatttttataaaaatttatattgaattatttgaactctatcatatatatatatatatatatatatatagtaattatcaatttttttataaaattagaaatgtatataaaattattataggaTTAagattgaattagattaattttattagaattagaagATTAATCTAATTGATTCTATTAGGTTTGGAAGATTAATTACTAACCAATTCTATTAGGATTagaaagttaaattaattacatatagaattatgataaaattaacaatGATATTTTAGTCAGTTCAAAATCTTTTCCCTTCGTACTTCGTATATACTAGTTTTTATTCACGTGCGGCACACgtgaatttataataatttagctcgatattatttacttaataaaaaattaatatttcattttagtttctttagtaaattaataaatagattagattttgatttttataatacctcaaaattttttttatggaattatatatcttatttaaatataaatttctaattttataaataaaaatataattgtttacaattattagataaaattcTTAGAACACACAAGGATACATAGGACTCCGgccaaagaaaaatcaataatcacaATATACCCCACAAGCAAGTGATcccaaatattattttctttttcttcacatATAATGGCTACCATAATAACATTATTTTCTTCACATAAAGATCACATATTTGAGAACTTGAAAGCCACAAGGAAAATTCAATCTACAtactacaaaaataaaattttatatatatatatatatataatgaacattccaaaataattatataacgCTGGTTCGACAAGGCCAGACAGTTATCCTTATATCCtcttatgaaaaataaagactAAGACCGGAGTttcatgaaaaatagaaaaacctTTAAATCGATGACTTACGTCTATTTCTTAAGGCGTTTAAAGAGCGTGACTCTACCGCTCgcccatatatatatatatatatatatatatatcacttctaaaattaaagatgtaaaaataaaattataaattaatcacAATATTTTTCATAGGAGTcagtaaattctttttttctttcttttttcttttatgggttttcttttatgagtttggttattaattttattgaattctATTTGATTGCATGAGCAGATCATATATccataatattaatagaattcgTTGAGTATAATATGacataacaaaaaataaaaagaattaaaacaaaatccaacggaaagaaaaagaaattataaactataaaaCTATGTTTGTTATGATGTAATGGAATgtaatataatgaaataattatttcattacCATCTTTGGAtatagcaaaagaaaatatataattatcaaacattcttatataatttgttttagaagggtatttgtttttttatcaaattttcaattattattaatttttacattataaaatagtttttatattctaatagttataacttatttatagtcaaatctaaaaataatttgttcaaaaaatttattttattattttttttataaaaggatTGAGGTATGAATATGTCTTATTTTATGGTagaatatcatttttaattttaattaaatatttttctaaaacttcataaatattaatctaGTCAATCAtctattagaaataaaaatatagtttaagtaaaaataaaatcaagcaAATTCACAAtcgaaattttataaatttatcttgtTGTATACTcgtttagaaatatttttggatGTCAATAAACCATAtatttcttacaatttttgttttagttaaatattttaatcaaaatatttaaaacatcAAACCAATTATTTCtccaactaaaataaaaaaatagtattgtaaaaaattaatgactcatataattataataagatattagTGATTAAATTCTATTGGTTAATGAAAGGTTGTGAATTGAATAGTTATGGCTATTGGTAAAGGTTATGACATGAAGGGTTGTAACCGTTGGTGCTCTGATGGAAAGCCGCCATTAGTCTATAAATAAGAGTTGGTCCTCTCTATCCATATCATCAAAATTATAGCAaatacaaaaactaaaaaattagaatatccATCAGTAAGATAAGGGGAAAAGGGAGAGAAATCACACTCTATTAAATATGAATCAATGTGTGTTTTCTTCTTGTGAGCAGCTTAGAAGATCCATTTAGGTTATGTAAACCTTTCTTCTTGCTCTTTCCACCTTTCTTTTTGTAACTCTTTCCAGCTTCTTGAtgacttaaaaaataaaatgaatgagCTCTTTGATTCTTTAATCTTGTCTCCTCTTGAACAAGCATACTGGTCAATTCATTTACATTCCATTTATCCTTTAATGTGTTATAGTTCATTTGGAATGGACCATATTGTTCATAAGGCAAGGAGTTCAGTATAAACTGTACTAGAAAATACTCATCCATATTCATTCCTAAGGTCTTTAATTTTACCGCTAAGTTAGTCATTTCAAGAACATGCTCATGCATGGCACGTGAACCGTTATATTTCATATTGGTCAAATTACTTATCAATGTATCAGCAAATGACTTATCAGCTGTTTGAGAATGTTCCTCAATAAGCTTTTAAAATTCCTTAGCACTGTCAGTTTTAGGAATTGTACATTTTAAGTTGTTTGTAACAGTTATTCGCATAAACATTAAGCTTAATCTATTAGATCTTTCCCAAGCTTTATATAAAGCTTTTTCTTCATTGCTACTTTCGTCA
The Ricinus communis isolate WT05 ecotype wild-type chromosome 1, ASM1957865v1, whole genome shotgun sequence DNA segment above includes these coding regions:
- the LOC8270577 gene encoding uncharacterized protein LOC8270577 isoform X2, with protein sequence MSINLMKITKPLILERSSNEKGSGAIGDRSGRSEDEVFADAVAEFPDSGSRKVIEESPEDVKKLATFLASVANNDTRTTLSYEDDAITATISPPSSSADSSHMQNTEIQGSSSSGSAQDSRHHVVSVSIDFTERSLSGYRTEESMYESSDDKGGSTFDSNPIQLETETDLLQKNHEKIAGEVVPETDAKGNEETQNRKNNSNDDFIENDIKENEKINLDRQLLDVEVSPINNAGEVSEVSKLGKPEDKTSDPDAGAIQLKEQVEDKLDSDISLNRLSPEVESVELMNSSIHTSQIKEDAVPEVASGCSGSFIETSHGEERGSEEFHMFSVSGDIPEVENAEAMIQGFKDLNGGRLSQLVNVDSLEISNEVKEPVLKDNASVSKGTEVSVSDMHVLEDKLEQTGEDNELVVDKFPDETEDVMPPVKVTVNASQRREEFDDHAYAPESEVGKSYTVRCPEEQLPVGKSSSQTSSSEHASKVLTDINPVTAPMDAEVGQIIDTFDVDDAGDDEKSRVEKCDIAENERCRRIKEECCMENLIANSEEGEVESYCASETKTGEDDPILGSMDGNHLLKTTMPKSADGLLEKYITSENVTNASGRNLSEAESIHLSSTSNNQEDVKELESNGNERVLVEDAANANAGAQSDNVGNNYKLPKSSDSFGDVELLQKPSDNIDKIDVLQKPPDKIEDVHILHKSSEEHVTQETQLSPLGISSSIQNYETVGDNPARDFVGAASENQSEPFPDDGENKFSTQQLGASVTDLSVDSGSQTDSLEGHWGSVSVLSTQSDMPTVVDTEPMASNGSKASAEAERTDLKKTKPFLEGQQQSDKSDIFEPPSFMTLVEPRDGDKAAASEIQTVQNMQQPNAASLQAGWFPSLTHVVNESQGRKKNEERIAKVTNWSTGKQHTPLKSLLGEANAETKSKLPNTKENLPPVVQNDEASTKDHGSSPTPNLILGTQMNVAESIKKDAGKEWNSPARYPADIKREKRKVKGRPYWAQFVCCSSVN
- the LOC8270577 gene encoding uncharacterized protein LOC8270577 isoform X1, whose product is MDNQDHRRNHSSGHDNHGVHVCHKCGWPFPNPHPSAKHRRAHKKICGTIEGYKLVQSEGSTHSTMSEDEHQSDEDHKTPSPRILERSSNEKGSGAIGDRSGRSEDEVFADAVAEFPDSGSRKVIEESPEDVKKLATFLASVANNDTRTTLSYEDDAITATISPPSSSADSSHMQNTEIQGSSSSGSAQDSRHHVVSVSIDFTERSLSGYRTEESMYESSDDKGGSTFDSNPIQLETETDLLQKNHEKIAGEVVPETDAKGNEETQNRKNNSNDDFIENDIKENEKINLDRQLLDVEVSPINNAGEVSEVSKLGKPEDKTSDPDAGAIQLKEQVEDKLDSDISLNRLSPEVESVELMNSSIHTSQIKEDAVPEVASGCSGSFIETSHGEERGSEEFHMFSVSGDIPEVENAEAMIQGFKDLNGGRLSQLVNVDSLEISNEVKEPVLKDNASVSKGTEVSVSDMHVLEDKLEQTGEDNELVVDKFPDETEDVMPPVKVTVNASQRREEFDDHAYAPESEVGKSYTVRCPEEQLPVGKSSSQTSSSEHASKVLTDINPVTAPMDAEVGQIIDTFDVDDAGDDEKSRVEKCDIAENERCRRIKEECCMENLIANSEEGEVESYCASETKTGEDDPILGSMDGNHLLKTTMPKSADGLLEKYITSENVTNASGRNLSEAESIHLSSTSNNQEDVKELESNGNERVLVEDAANANAGAQSDNVGNNYKLPKSSDSFGDVELLQKPSDNIDKIDVLQKPPDKIEDVHILHKSSEEHVTQETQLSPLGISSSIQNYETVGDNPARDFVGAASENQSEPFPDDGENKFSTQQLGASVTDLSVDSGSQTDSLEGHWGSVSVLSTQSDMPTVVDTEPMASNGSKASAEAERTDLKKTKPFLEGQQQSDKSDIFEPPSFMTLVEPRDGDKAAASEIQTVQNMQQPNAASLQAGWFPSLTHVVNESQGRKKNEERIAKVTNWSTGKQHTPLKSLLGEANAETKSKLPNTKENLPPVVQNDEASTKDHGSSPTPNLILGTQMNVAESIKKDAGKEWNSPARYPADIKREKRKVKGRPYWAQFVCCSSVN